In Paenibacillus guangzhouensis, a single window of DNA contains:
- a CDS encoding carbohydrate ABC transporter permease translates to MRFRQWLSKDTATALYFLAPSLIGFSIFYLIPFGMGVMYSFQDANTDGSFAGFANYQQLFASASFNKAVNNTLWFTGISVPLILIISLVIAILLNHNVYIRNWLRTAYVMPLVVPVASIILVWQVLFDWNGTLNAILNSFGIDRIDWMKSEWARGVVIVVYIWKNIGYNIILFLAGLQNIPDDYYETADVEGAGTIRKFTNITLVYLLPTTIFVVLMSIVNSFKVFRETYLIAGSYPHDSLYMLQHYMNNMFLSLDIQKLTAAAVVTAGSILLLVSVLFAMERRFRNFMDG, encoded by the coding sequence ATGAGATTTCGACAGTGGCTTAGCAAGGATACAGCGACCGCCTTATATTTCTTGGCACCAAGCTTGATTGGTTTTTCGATCTTTTACTTGATTCCTTTTGGAATGGGCGTCATGTACTCGTTCCAGGACGCTAATACAGACGGTTCCTTTGCTGGTTTTGCGAACTATCAACAATTGTTCGCTAGTGCATCATTTAACAAAGCGGTCAACAATACGCTTTGGTTCACCGGTATAAGCGTACCGCTAATCCTTATCATTTCTCTTGTTATCGCGATACTGTTGAATCATAACGTGTACATTCGCAATTGGCTGCGTACGGCATATGTCATGCCTCTTGTCGTTCCAGTAGCCTCCATTATTCTCGTGTGGCAAGTGCTGTTTGATTGGAATGGAACGCTCAACGCCATCTTGAATAGCTTCGGGATTGATCGCATTGACTGGATGAAGTCGGAGTGGGCCCGTGGTGTGGTCATTGTTGTCTACATTTGGAAGAATATTGGGTATAATATCATCTTATTTTTAGCCGGATTGCAAAATATACCAGACGATTATTATGAAACGGCTGACGTGGAAGGCGCGGGGACCATCCGCAAGTTCACGAATATTACGTTAGTTTACCTGCTACCAACGACTATCTTTGTTGTTCTGATGTCCATTGTGAACTCCTTTAAGGTGTTCCGGGAGACTTACCTGATTGCCGGGAGTTATCCGCATGACAGTCTCTATATGCTGCAACACTACATGAACAATATGTTCTTATCATTGGACATACAGAAGCTGACCGCCGCTGCCGTTGTAACGGCTGGCAGTATATTGTTGCTCGTAAGTGTACTTTTTGCCATGGAACGCAGATTTCGAAATTTCATGGATGGGTAG
- a CDS encoding sensor histidine kinase, whose amino-acid sequence MSRVRRKGITYKIFIITNALLIASTFLIFVIFYYFLPTFYHQYKVNTLNKALDQLISETEKKSLLDAKKDLDNFTMQQNVSLVVVNENNRIVYLPLVPLSSILTGEENLKSDIDIDSVPLTSIVTGDEDLKFAINIDKIKHTKDVYSQERQISLQEGTYTLLMTATLQPINEASQVMVQFAPYVLVLILLISIIGAAIYSRLISRPLLNMNRVAERMANLDFTRTSTIDSDDEIGELSRSLNRLSCNLQESMTDLRQANQQLSIEIDKVRELEGKRSAFIATVSHELKTPITAVSGQIEGMIHNIGAYKDRDKYLQRSYVIMKDMEKLVYELLNIFKLESAGFEPQLELVNVSNLVQNSMRRLEYASNDKSMVVETNIVDSLWVRADRNLIEKAITNVIQNAIQYSTSGERVFIRLESVRDHVVFQVLNTGASIPSNQLSEIFEPFHRIEKSRNRNTGGSGLGLYIVKQILDVHHIEYSITNTEKGVLFQMKFQREDS is encoded by the coding sequence ATGAGTAGAGTAAGACGCAAAGGAATTACCTATAAGATATTTATTATTACAAATGCGTTGCTGATTGCAAGTACGTTTCTCATTTTTGTCATTTTCTACTACTTTCTTCCTACTTTCTATCATCAGTATAAAGTGAACACGCTCAATAAGGCTCTGGATCAATTGATTTCGGAAACGGAGAAGAAAAGCTTACTTGATGCAAAAAAGGATCTGGACAATTTTACGATGCAGCAGAATGTTTCATTAGTCGTGGTGAATGAAAACAATCGTATCGTTTATCTCCCTTTAGTCCCTCTATCTTCTATTCTGACTGGGGAAGAGAATCTAAAATCCGACATTGATATTGATTCAGTCCCTCTGACTTCTATTGTAACTGGGGATGAGGATCTAAAATTCGCAATAAATATCGATAAAATAAAGCATACCAAGGATGTTTATAGCCAAGAAAGACAAATTTCCCTACAAGAGGGGACATATACGCTGCTCATGACTGCCACGCTTCAGCCCATAAATGAGGCTTCCCAAGTGATGGTTCAGTTCGCGCCTTATGTATTGGTACTCATACTGTTGATCTCGATAATTGGAGCTGCGATATATTCACGATTGATTTCCCGACCATTGCTTAACATGAATCGCGTGGCCGAACGGATGGCCAATCTGGACTTTACACGCACCAGTACGATTGATTCCGATGATGAGATCGGCGAGCTGTCCCGCAGCTTGAACCGGCTGTCGTGTAATTTGCAGGAATCGATGACAGATCTTCGGCAAGCGAATCAACAATTGTCCATCGAGATTGACAAGGTGCGAGAATTAGAAGGCAAGCGCAGCGCATTCATCGCCACGGTGTCCCACGAGTTGAAAACACCGATTACTGCTGTTTCGGGACAAATTGAGGGGATGATTCATAACATTGGTGCTTACAAGGATCGAGACAAGTATTTGCAGCGTTCGTATGTCATTATGAAAGATATGGAGAAGCTCGTTTATGAACTGCTGAACATTTTCAAGCTGGAATCCGCTGGATTCGAACCCCAATTAGAGTTAGTAAATGTATCGAACCTCGTACAGAATAGTATGCGTCGTCTTGAATATGCGAGCAATGACAAATCAATGGTGGTTGAAACGAATATCGTGGATTCCTTATGGGTTCGAGCAGACCGCAATCTTATTGAAAAAGCAATAACGAACGTCATTCAGAATGCTATTCAATATTCAACATCCGGGGAGCGAGTGTTCATACGTTTGGAGAGTGTTAGGGATCATGTTGTTTTTCAAGTACTGAATACAGGCGCTTCGATTCCTAGTAATCAGCTAAGCGAAATCTTTGAACCATTCCACCGAATTGAGAAATCCAGAAACCGCAATACCGGCGGAAGTGGACTTGGTTTATATATCGTGAAGCAGATCTTGGACGTACACCATATTGAATATTCCATTACAAATACGGAAAAAGGCGTTTTGTTTCAAATGAAGTTTCAAAGAGAAGATTCCTGA
- a CDS encoding response regulator transcription factor, with amino-acid sequence MNKILVIEDDFDIQELIKEFLNAQNYIVDVADDGLDGIRIFQDHEYDLILLDVMLPKMDGYQVCKMIRNESPSVPIIMLTALADEYDEIKGFDLGIDDYITKPFSFNILIKRVEAALRRANVNESDVIRFKEVALDRNGYTVLVGSEKIELTTKEFEILRSLLDNNGRVVTREALLDQAWGLEYLGDDRIVDTHIKNLRKKIGVPYIKTVKGIGYKFDE; translated from the coding sequence ATGAATAAAATACTAGTTATTGAAGATGATTTTGATATTCAGGAACTGATCAAAGAGTTTTTGAACGCTCAAAATTACATCGTAGACGTTGCAGACGATGGACTGGATGGAATTCGCATATTTCAAGATCATGAATATGACCTTATCTTATTGGATGTGATGCTGCCCAAGATGGATGGGTATCAAGTTTGCAAAATGATCCGGAACGAGTCGCCATCCGTGCCGATTATCATGTTGACGGCTCTTGCTGATGAGTACGATGAAATCAAAGGCTTTGATCTGGGAATAGATGACTATATCACAAAGCCATTCTCATTTAATATACTTATCAAACGAGTGGAAGCCGCTTTAAGAAGGGCAAATGTAAACGAATCTGACGTTATTCGATTTAAAGAAGTAGCGTTAGACAGAAATGGATATACTGTGTTAGTAGGCAGCGAAAAAATTGAATTGACTACCAAAGAATTTGAAATTCTTCGTTCTCTGCTGGATAACAATGGACGCGTTGTTACCCGGGAAGCTTTACTGGATCAGGCTTGGGGACTCGAATACTTAGGGGACGATCGGATCGTCGATACGCATATCAAAAACTTACGCAAAAAAATAGGGGTTCCATACATTAAAACAGTAAAAGGAATAGGATATAAATTTGATGAGTAG
- a CDS encoding zinc ribbon domain-containing protein, translated as MSEKGCIKCGSKDARTKEVAMTGTGLSKMFDIQHNQFVVVYCVNCGYSEFYNKQSSAGSNVLDFFFG; from the coding sequence ATGAGTGAAAAGGGATGTATTAAATGCGGAAGCAAAGACGCAAGGACGAAAGAAGTAGCAATGACCGGCACAGGACTTTCCAAAATGTTCGATATTCAGCACAATCAATTTGTAGTCGTGTACTGCGTAAATTGCGGGTATTCCGAATTTTACAATAAACAATCTTCGGCCGGTTCGAATGTTCTTGATTTCTTTTTCGGTTGA
- a CDS encoding DUF1871 family protein — translation MNLFTVVKEIIDNWDPIGLLAIHCPDDEYESEIREIVTALSYTTNAEELASKINNILYQAFEEDFKKSNDCNVIAHEILRALHERGLR, via the coding sequence ATGAATCTGTTTACAGTGGTTAAAGAAATAATTGACAATTGGGACCCCATTGGTTTACTTGCAATTCACTGTCCTGATGATGAATACGAAAGCGAAATTCGTGAAATTGTTACGGCTCTCTCTTACACAACCAATGCGGAAGAACTTGCGTCTAAAATAAATAATATACTTTACCAAGCCTTTGAAGAGGACTTTAAGAAATCTAATGATTGTAATGTAATCGCACATGAGATATTGAGGGCACTGCACGAACGAGGATTACGCTAA
- a CDS encoding GNAT family N-acetyltransferase yields the protein MLFESSRVRLRKMTKEDTELYHKWRNDIEVMHSTNPSLDVYPMDATKDFVDHVILGSQTAKSYIMVEKGNETPIGIVSLVNIDYKNRNAEFIIDIGEKEYWGKGYGSEGVKLLLDFAFYEMNLHRVSLRVFSFNDKAIRLYTNIGFQEEGNSRQSLFRNGEWHDIIHMGVLQNEYFEKQVKSI from the coding sequence ATGTTGTTTGAATCATCAAGAGTGAGATTAAGAAAGATGACAAAGGAAGATACAGAACTTTACCACAAGTGGAGAAATGATATAGAAGTTATGCATTCCACCAATCCATCCTTGGATGTTTATCCGATGGATGCAACTAAAGATTTTGTAGATCATGTTATTTTGGGATCTCAAACAGCCAAAAGCTACATCATGGTTGAAAAAGGAAATGAAACACCAATTGGCATTGTATCATTAGTCAATATTGATTATAAAAATAGAAATGCTGAATTTATTATCGACATCGGGGAAAAGGAATATTGGGGAAAAGGTTATGGTTCAGAGGGGGTGAAATTACTGCTGGATTTCGCTTTTTACGAAATGAATCTTCATCGAGTTTCCCTTAGAGTATTTTCATTTAATGATAAAGCTATTCGATTGTACACTAATATCGGTTTTCAAGAGGAAGGAAATAGTAGGCAAAGTCTATTTAGAAATGGTGAATGGCATGACATAATTCATATGGGGGTTCTGCAAAATGAGTACTTTGAAAAACAAGTAAAAAGTATATAA
- a CDS encoding TetR family transcriptional regulator translates to MAPKVSEEYKKERKRELMESAKKVFIEKGFVHTSMQDIMDKAGISRGALYSYFDNIEHVFIEVLKYNDQKDIQYFVPSDEVSLWLQLKNWVEEQQFYIENIDQTLLYAMAGFFLSSNYANDKDDFPYISERYNRTTEAIEELLNEGIRKGEFRPQQSTRSIARYLISFINGLMLDTFQLGHEQTKVKDQLSVLLFSLEKLINPNPQNKE, encoded by the coding sequence ATGGCACCAAAAGTTAGCGAAGAATATAAAAAAGAGAGAAAAAGAGAATTGATGGAATCAGCCAAGAAGGTGTTTATCGAGAAAGGATTTGTTCATACATCTATGCAAGATATTATGGACAAAGCTGGAATATCAAGAGGTGCATTGTATAGTTACTTTGATAATATTGAACACGTTTTTATCGAGGTATTAAAATATAATGACCAAAAAGACATTCAATATTTTGTGCCATCAGATGAAGTTTCACTATGGCTACAATTAAAAAACTGGGTTGAAGAACAGCAATTTTATATTGAAAATATAGACCAAACATTACTCTATGCAATGGCGGGATTCTTTTTATCATCTAATTACGCAAATGACAAAGATGATTTCCCTTACATTTCTGAACGCTACAATCGAACTACTGAAGCTATAGAAGAATTATTAAATGAAGGTATACGTAAAGGAGAATTTAGACCTCAACAATCTACTCGTTCTATTGCGAGGTATCTCATATCGTTTATAAACGGTTTAATGTTGGACACGTTTCAACTTGGACATGAACAAACAAAAGTAAAGGATCAATTATCCGTCTTACTTTTCTCATTAGAAAAATTAATTAATCCAAATCCGCAAAATAAGGAGTGA
- a CDS encoding group II intron maturase-specific domain-containing protein produces the protein MLTSRSQGRNARQVMENVKVYIRGWIGYFYVADMKRILQSWNEWLRRRMRMYIWKQWMKPRTKVQNLRKLGVAEGQAYQWGNTRLGYWRIAGSAILHRSITNEKLAQAGYYDFPAQYERLRQLHLNG, from the coding sequence GTGCTAACAAGCCGAAGCCAAGGAAGGAACGCTAGACAGGTTATGGAGAACGTAAAGGTCTACATACGCGGATGGATCGGATACTTTTATGTAGCCGATATGAAGCGAATCCTGCAAAGCTGGAATGAATGGCTACGACGACGAATGCGGATGTACATCTGGAAGCAGTGGATGAAGCCGAGAACGAAGGTACAGAACTTGCGAAAGCTGGGGGTAGCGGAGGGGCAAGCATACCAATGGGGGAATACTCGATTGGGATATTGGCGAATTGCTGGAAGCGCGATACTGCATCGCTCTATTACAAATGAAAAGCTCGCACAGGCAGGGTATTATGACTTCCCTGCGCAGTACGAGCGACTACGTCAATTGCACTTAAACGGTTGA
- a CDS encoding reverse transcriptase family protein, translated as MKAEYRKGCLQRDSVEHEEYAGARSIDTRESRERDGAMDLLERILNRDNLNKAYKRVKSNHGAPGIDGMTVEAALSWLQENRDELLQSIRAGRYKPSPVRRKEIPKPDGSGVRKLGIPTVVDRIIQQAIAQQLKVPREQIEAHDKCTEK; from the coding sequence ATGAAAGCAGAATACCGAAAGGGCTGCCTGCAAAGGGATAGTGTGGAACACGAAGAGTATGCAGGAGCGCGGAGCATCGATACTCGGGAAAGCAGAGAAAGAGACGGTGCAATGGACTTGCTAGAAAGGATACTAAACAGGGACAACCTGAACAAAGCCTACAAACGAGTCAAGAGCAACCATGGAGCGCCAGGGATTGACGGAATGACCGTCGAGGCGGCACTTTCGTGGCTGCAAGAAAATAGAGACGAACTACTACAAAGTATCCGGGCTGGGAGATACAAACCGAGCCCGGTACGGCGCAAAGAAATCCCTAAACCGGATGGGAGTGGCGTGCGAAAGCTCGGTATTCCTACGGTGGTGGATCGCATTATCCAGCAAGCCATTGCTCAGCAGTTGAAGGTACCTAGAGAACAAATTGAAGCTCACGATAAATGCACAGAAAAGTAA
- a CDS encoding VOC family protein, with the protein MAYKSTHTFVNLPVKDLNRTKEFFSSIGFEFNPQFSDENSACLVINDNTCVQLLTESYFQTFINKPIADATCAATGIIALSAISRAQADELADKALAAGGKQSKEPADHGFMYVRSFEDLDGHLWEIAYMDMGAFSQE; encoded by the coding sequence ATGGCTTACAAATCAACCCACACGTTCGTAAACTTACCAGTAAAGGACTTGAACCGGACTAAGGAATTTTTCAGCAGTATTGGGTTTGAATTCAACCCCCAGTTCTCCGATGAAAATTCGGCGTGCCTAGTAATCAATGACAACACGTGTGTGCAGCTGCTAACGGAGTCGTACTTCCAGACATTCATCAATAAGCCGATAGCTGATGCCACCTGTGCCGCTACTGGAATTATCGCGCTTTCCGCGATTAGCAGAGCACAAGCGGACGAACTCGCGGATAAGGCACTAGCTGCAGGAGGCAAGCAGTCCAAAGAACCGGCAGACCATGGCTTCATGTACGTGAGAAGCTTCGAGGACCTAGACGGGCATCTGTGGGAAATTGCCTATATGGATATGGGGGCTTTCTCTCAGGAGTAA
- a CDS encoding DUF1657 domain-containing protein has translation MTVGSQVKTTLAILKSAQACLESFALETQNQEAKTMFENAAKTTQSVVEQVSSRVQQLENEEPQFKGL, from the coding sequence GTGACAGTCGGATCACAAGTAAAAACAACATTAGCAATCTTGAAAAGCGCTCAAGCTTGTCTAGAATCATTTGCGCTTGAAACGCAAAACCAAGAAGCTAAAACCATGTTCGAGAATGCGGCAAAAACAACACAAAGCGTTGTAGAACAAGTATCATCTCGCGTACAGCAATTGGAGAATGAAGAACCTCAATTTAAAGGGTTATAA
- a CDS encoding glycosyltransferase → MSRAANGLQGVSIITSTNRPHFFYNILKNYNNQLYPVKELIIILNKENVELAKYRKIAQKYNNVSVYKIPEKESLGRCLNFAVSKTKYPFITKFDDDDFYSPYYLSGQMKVLHQSNADIVGKRAYLAYLEAEKLLILRFPKQQNKFVSLIAGGTILFKRRVFDRVCFPHVSLGEDVSFLNRCRGKGYKIYAPNPYNYVQIRRKNKKSHTWKGSDTYLLKGSCILGKTDQFRKIATRKN, encoded by the coding sequence ATGAGTCGGGCTGCTAACGGGTTACAAGGGGTATCTATTATAACAAGCACTAACCGCCCACATTTCTTCTATAATATTCTTAAGAATTACAATAATCAGCTTTATCCGGTAAAAGAACTGATTATTATCTTGAATAAAGAAAACGTGGAATTAGCCAAATATCGAAAAATTGCTCAGAAATATAACAATGTCTCCGTCTATAAGATACCGGAAAAAGAATCTTTAGGTAGATGTCTTAATTTTGCTGTAAGCAAAACGAAATACCCGTTCATCACAAAGTTTGATGATGACGATTTCTACTCACCATATTATTTATCCGGACAAATGAAGGTTTTGCATCAATCTAACGCTGATATTGTAGGAAAACGGGCATATCTTGCGTATCTCGAAGCAGAAAAGCTGCTCATCCTTCGCTTTCCCAAACAACAAAATAAGTTCGTTAGTTTAATTGCCGGAGGGACCATCTTATTTAAAAGACGTGTTTTCGATCGAGTATGTTTTCCTCATGTGTCATTAGGAGAAGATGTCTCATTTTTAAATAGATGTCGGGGTAAAGGGTATAAAATATATGCGCCAAATCCGTATAATTATGTGCAAATTAGAAGAAAAAATAAAAAATCTCATACATGGAAAGGTAGTGATACCTACTTACTAAAGGGGAGTTGCATTTTGGGAAAAACAGATCAATTCAGGAAAATTGCTACGCGAAAGAATTAA
- a CDS encoding P-loop NTPase family protein, whose amino-acid sequence MIAIRIHIIGGSGSGKSYIAALLSDKLRIPHYDLDDIFWEHQSNEYGVKAPEDERDRRLREIIGLDSWIVEGVYRSWVEPSYAAADKIVVLMTPLSVQEERIWKRYEERIAGIVQSKKREKLEGIHNLLAWNKDYNLTKLPNLVGHWDYKDKMILIRDNLDLLDLQLM is encoded by the coding sequence GTGATTGCAATCCGAATCCATATCATCGGAGGCTCAGGAAGCGGTAAATCTTATATCGCGGCGTTATTGAGCGATAAGCTCCGGATCCCGCATTACGATCTAGACGATATTTTCTGGGAACATCAATCTAACGAATATGGCGTAAAGGCACCGGAGGATGAGCGTGACCGCCGGCTCAGAGAAATCATCGGTCTCGATTCGTGGATCGTAGAAGGCGTATACAGGTCGTGGGTAGAGCCGAGTTATGCCGCTGCAGATAAGATCGTCGTACTGATGACGCCGTTGTCCGTTCAGGAGGAGCGAATCTGGAAGCGTTATGAAGAACGCATTGCGGGCATTGTTCAAAGTAAGAAGCGCGAGAAGCTCGAAGGTATCCACAACTTGTTGGCGTGGAATAAAGACTACAATCTGACGAAGCTGCCTAACTTGGTCGGCCATTGGGACTATAAGGACAAAATGATCCTCATTCGCGATAATTTGGATCTTCTTGATCTTCAATTGATGTGA
- a CDS encoding helix-turn-helix domain-containing protein: MNKRVMAVFDMSKVGRNIAKLRKRMGITQMGLADKLGISYQAVSNWERGETMPDISKLPLIKEIFDVSIDEILDEGKGTQILQNMLDNTTKDFLQHTEISFEEISEIAPLLRTEQVDEFFENVKNRVETSDLLSIAPFISEDVIDECAKKAFEKEGIDALVSIAPFISDDVIDECAKKAFEKEGIGALVSIAPFISEDVIDECAKKAFEKEGIGALVSIAPFISEDVIDECAKKAFEKEGERALVSIAPFISAGVINECTQGSALT; this comes from the coding sequence ATGAACAAAAGGGTGATGGCAGTGTTTGATATGTCAAAGGTAGGCAGGAATATTGCGAAGTTAAGGAAAAGAATGGGAATTACCCAGATGGGTCTAGCTGATAAACTTGGAATCAGTTATCAAGCAGTGAGTAATTGGGAACGAGGAGAAACGATGCCTGATATTTCTAAGCTTCCTCTGATCAAAGAAATTTTCGATGTAAGTATCGATGAGATTTTGGACGAAGGCAAGGGGACACAAATACTACAAAATATGCTAGATAATACAACTAAGGATTTTTTACAACATACTGAGATATCTTTCGAAGAGATTTCTGAAATTGCACCATTACTCAGAACTGAGCAAGTTGATGAATTTTTTGAGAATGTAAAGAACAGAGTTGAAACAAGCGATCTCCTGTCGATAGCACCATTTATAAGTGAGGATGTAATTGACGAATGTGCAAAGAAAGCCTTTGAAAAAGAAGGTATAGATGCACTGGTGTCGATAGCACCATTTATAAGTGATGATGTAATTGATGAATGTGCAAAAAAGGCCTTTGAAAAAGAAGGTATAGGTGCACTGGTGTCAATAGCACCATTTATAAGTGAAGATGTAATTGACGAATGTGCAAAAAAGGCCTTTGAAAAAGAAGGTATAGGTGCACTGGTGTCAATAGCACCATTTATAAGTGAAGATGTAATTGACGAATGTGCAAAGAAAGCCTTCGAGAAAGAAGGTGAAAGAGCACTGGTGTCGATAGCTCCATTCATCAGTGCAGGAGTTATAAATGAATGTACACAAGGTAGTGCTCTAACTTAG
- a CDS encoding RDD family protein, whose product MHTHGELRSVSVGTRIIAFLWDYVIITGYIILLIGVSFLIRPLLTPLFTTNPLLAEVTGFLFITLPVYLYFAICEGSKSHATWGKRKVGVMVTGINGHSIGLGSSLFRSALKFVPWELAHFTIWHMVIPSDYPESLVYLLLGVVYVLVLIYLISPLWSKNKQTVYDLIAGTVIRYKN is encoded by the coding sequence GTGCATACGCATGGAGAGTTAAGAAGTGTATCTGTAGGCACCCGCATTATCGCCTTTTTATGGGATTATGTTATCATTACGGGCTACATCATCCTGCTAATCGGTGTATCTTTTCTTATACGGCCATTGTTGACTCCATTGTTTACGACAAATCCTTTGTTGGCCGAGGTCACTGGCTTTCTATTCATTACACTGCCTGTATATCTTTATTTCGCCATATGTGAGGGATCGAAATCACACGCGACATGGGGGAAAAGAAAAGTGGGGGTTATGGTGACTGGAATTAACGGTCACTCAATCGGACTAGGTTCTTCGCTTTTTCGTTCTGCCCTTAAATTCGTCCCTTGGGAACTAGCCCATTTCACCATTTGGCACATGGTAATTCCCTCTGATTACCCGGAATCATTAGTTTATTTATTATTGGGAGTGGTCTACGTTTTGGTACTGATCTATTTGATAAGTCCATTATGGAGCAAAAATAAACAAACTGTATATGACCTTATTGCAGGGACCGTTATAAGATACAAGAATTAA
- a CDS encoding alpha/beta hydrolase, whose translation MIKNNIKIENIPAILWGDKSDKLFVVVHGNMSNKADDSIIVFAEEATAVGYQVLSFDLPQHGDRKDDTYPCKVQNCVQDLNTIMTYAKSLSNHISIFACSMGAYFSLLEYSHEPLKQCLFLSPVVNMERIINNMMTWFNVSESRLKIEKEISTPIGQTLYWDYYCYVKEHPIVAWNNPTSILYGSEDNLCEFDVVSEFQKRFNCNLQVMENGEHYFHSEEQLQYFRQWLKKHIYV comes from the coding sequence ATGATAAAAAATAATATTAAAATAGAAAACATTCCAGCAATTTTGTGGGGTGACAAATCAGATAAGTTATTTGTGGTGGTGCATGGTAACATGTCAAATAAGGCAGATGACTCGATTATTGTATTTGCAGAAGAAGCAACAGCAGTAGGATATCAAGTGCTTAGTTTTGATTTGCCTCAACATGGCGACCGTAAGGATGATACTTATCCTTGCAAAGTTCAAAACTGTGTTCAAGACCTTAATACAATTATGACCTATGCAAAATCGTTATCAAATCATATAAGCATTTTTGCTTGTAGCATGGGAGCATATTTTAGCCTATTAGAATATAGCCATGAGCCGTTGAAGCAGTGCTTGTTTCTCTCTCCTGTGGTAAATATGGAACGTATCATAAATAATATGATGACATGGTTTAACGTAAGTGAGAGTAGACTAAAAATAGAGAAAGAAATTTCTACACCTATTGGACAAACTCTCTATTGGGATTACTACTGTTATGTGAAAGAACATCCCATTGTTGCTTGGAATAATCCAACTTCAATTCTCTATGGTTCAGAAGATAACTTATGTGAGTTTGACGTTGTATCTGAATTTCAAAAACGTTTTAACTGTAATTTGCAAGTAATGGAGAATGGAGAACACTATTTCCATTCTGAGGAACAGTTGCAGTATTTCAGACAATGGCTGAAAAAACATATTTACGTTTAA